The DNA region GTGGATCATTTATACAGGTGAGAAAATggggaaaatgaaaataaatacataggTCGCATATTTTACCTTCATCAGTTCTTGCTATTAAACTACATAAAATCTatccaaatttttattctcatcAGTTCTATAAATGTGCAAGATAAAAGAGCAAAAGATGTGTGTCTTTCAAATCTCAACAAATAAAAGGTATTCAAAACGTAATAACCAGAGCTAGAATGTTGATGATGATTGCTTGTTTGGTTATTTTATCTTCTATAAAGCattattcatggttttttttaGGGTACCTATtcgggtttttttttcctttttaataatttttttatgaattttgaatgctatttttcattttaagcgaatttttctctataaattaatgtaaattttgaattgaattttgttattttaaacatcCTCCAATTACAAGTGTTGAtgttgaataaagtttttaagatataagAATTTTCTTTGGGACAAAAgacaatcttttaattttaaaaatattagaagtttAACGATGCAATACAATTCTGATGTTCTTGaagattgtaattaaaaattaatgaattcttaattatcagggatttatttaaattttattcataagttGTTTTTGATCTACCTATCGatctatttcatttcatttattaccttatattttatttaatttctgaatacaagttacaatttattatatatttttgttaaaataataaaaaacttgtttaaaaatttttaaagttatttattattttaagttaatttttttatggtttctaTAGGCGTATTTTAAGGACATTTCTACAAATTTATCAGATCAACATCCTAACTCTGGTACTAATCAACAGATGCAATGATATAGTGCGTCGTTGGGTGGCCTCTGTAAGCCAATAAATTACAGACTTTTCAATGGTTGATATGTTACAAGAACCTTGCTGTTAGCTGTTTGTGATTAACTAATAAGATTAGAGGAATAACAATAAGGAGGACCATAGTGCGAGGAATGTCTGCTGCTGAGTTCTGACTCTTTGGCTTCTCCATGGTATGGTACTGaagcttaattttttctatttgtacTTCCTTTTTGGACGCTATAAGTTTTGCTGGTAAAACAGGGTAGTGggctaaaaaaaagaaatttatatattaaagtagtaacagttaaatataaattgttactAAAAATAAGCAACAATGTAAGTTAGCATTAGTAAAGTCCATAAGCGTGCCTACactgtgaaaaaatattctaaaatggtACTTACGGTACATCTTACGTAAAATCcgtttttaccttaaaatatatttacagtaatatttattaattagagtTATTCTACAGCAGGGtggtagcgtttttaaaaagtacttatttttgatttacgttttttaaaagcccttaaaggtgcttttatATTCGAGGTTTGTAAAAAgagcttaatttaaaaagaaattttatctttgccGTATCGATCGtcgttttaaattacaagaaatgcatgattttcacaatttactctgcaatatttatgagaaactagttattttatcataattatgtaaagaaattattaaagaagATTATGAAAGATTATgtctttgaaaatgtttttgaatttaatttatgtttgtaaattaagaactttaaacgatagggaaaaaaatgtttttattactgcacagatcctattaatgatttttttttttttttggaaagtgattaaaattatgtttggagtgcttaaaaggtgcgttgaaaaatctggctacgcagCCTGTACAGTGATTATTGCTGTAGCAATCGCGGTATATCAGAATTTCTGTTTCGTatcatgttccggtaaaaatggattttgcggtaaaaagCACCGGCAACCTGAGTGCcgatttttttactgttttaaccggaattttttacagagcagatattttttttaagggttGGGCCGAAAATATAgtcataaacatttttacatttaaatgtgatttcaatttgtaagattttttagGCGAAGGTTAAACAAAAAAGTAGTGTTGGGTAGTTAGAACCAAAAATGGAAAACATTTAGGAGGattgataaaagttttgttttacagAAGTAATCAATAGGCTAGAAAAGGGTTAAAATAGcgtaaatactttttaaaaaatttaaaatgtctcttatattattaattaattaatttttaagttattttgttataaaaattacctCCTCTGGTGTAGTTGGTATTTCCTCTTAAGTATACTTGGTACAACGGAACACTAAGATCCAAACTGTTTCCTTCTTCGGAATGCGTCACCATAGGAGCCACAAAGCTGCACCACATTCTGTCATCACCATCTAAatccattttcttattttccaatTGCTGTAATCGGgataaatgtgaaaatatatgtttataaaattagtgctggaaaaaataagtattaaattgatttaataagttatatgcatctgcaaattttttaaaaaaaatttttgatcaaaatattttgttttcaatctgagtgtttttgaattaataaatgcaagCACAACTCTAGAAGTTAGTGttttcaaatgctttttatgaaaataatcttaCCTAAAAGTtccattaaagtttttatatgtttaaaaaattaaaacaaattgtgacaagctcaataaattatttttttaataggcagattcctttttaaatttatttttatttcatttagaaacTTAAGCATTCATAagtctaataattaaaaagcttttgaaataCGATTACTAAATagattaacatattttttattcacttttatgcGAAAGTTTCTTacagataagaaaatttttttttaaaaaattggtaagcTAACTCAAAATAAGATACATAATTTTGGAAtccttatattttacatttacttaCATTACACGACTGCAAATTAACTTACCCAATAGTACCAAATGTAACtacataaaaactattacatTACCAAACTACAAATTGTATTAGTTTAGCTTCCGAATACCAGACGCGACCGCCgaatattaaagcaaatttttacgTTAGCAATTTATTAGAGTTGCCCGAATGACACACGTCAGAAATACATTAGAGATAGCACTGTCATCCCTCAATGTTATAAATGAACACAAGAGGAGCGCACCGCGGAGTGCGTATAACTTGTAATTGTTCCAGTATAATATATAACCAGTTCACGTGAGAGCATTTAAAGTTAATGTAAAGTTCTGCTAAGATGGAAACTTTCGGAACAGAACAACGCGCTGTAATATGATTTCTAGCTGCAGACGGTAAATGTATAATGTGATTATTGCTCATTTTTGCCGAACGTTCACTGTTATAGCAGCAAATACTGTCAAGGTAAAACGGCTGTGAACATAGGGCTAAACTTTTCACAAAGAGTGACAGCATTATTGGATCTGCCAAAAGCAAAACCCAGGTCAAGCTTAACGCTTTGTTTTCCTCCGGAATCTACAATACCTCCGGAATCTAATATTGTACTGGAACAATTATATAGCTTATAATTGTTCCAGTATAATATATAACCAGTTCACGTAAGAACATTTAAAGTTAATGTAAAGTTCGGCTAAGATGGAAACGTTTGGAACAGAACAACGCGCTGTAATATGATTTCTAGCTGCAGACGGTAAATGTATAATGTGATTATTGCTCATTTTTGCCGAACGTTCACTGTTATAGCAGCATATAGTGTCAAGGTAAAACGGCTGTGAACATAGGGCTAAACTTTTCACAAAGAGTGACAGCATTATTGGATCTGCCAAAAGCAAAAACCCAGGTCAAGCTTAGCGCTTTGTTTTCCTCCGGAATCTATTGCTGCTATTAATGAAACGGTTAGAGGAAATCGTGTGTGCACAAATCTCCGACATTTAGTCGCACTTGAATAAAGGAATAGTGCAGTCACTTTCCACCCCTAAAAATTGTACTATTTCGAGTTCTTTTCTTAGTGCAtcatttttggttaaatttaataCTCACAATAAATGCTATTCTGCAAACTAGTTAGTTATGCACAGTCTGCAAtgcactttttttacttttatttctaaccTAGCATAACGGAGCCAATTTTGCTCCTGTATTTTTGACATGATcacaaaatatctattttcattTGGACACCACCAATAGATTGAAAATGCTACGATAGCCTTGTAATCAAAGTGCTTGTTGTAAAATATGTATCATAATTATCTAGTAAAAACATCaagtatgtattttaatttcttgtttttattattatttaatatagagagcaaaataagaaagcaaaatgcattatatatttttattatctagtAAAATCGGTAAGTTTACACgtcaatttactttattattcatTAGAGGATTAAATATACGGAAGCAATAAACTATACGTAGACTATGTAACTTAATTATCCAGTAAAAACTTTTAGCATATCTGTCAACGTGTTTTTTACTGTCATTTAATTCTAAATCAAACAAATTAGAAAcactatttatcattttaaaagtatttccatctgtcaaaataataaattggtgATATCTGGAAAGCagccaaataaattttcatggcaTACTAGTCATTTGTGAgctaaagtaaaaattcaaactaattagATAATAACGTGGAGTAggaacacattaaataaaatatttcacgataagaatttttattaccatttgaGCTTCTGTTGGTCCTTCTTCGATCGTATTTAGTACAAAGTATTTGATTTCTGCCGAACTTTTCCCTTTTATGCAAGAtatcatttttagattttctccctggaataaaaaatggttaggattaataatttcttttcaatatctCAAAAGAAACCTTAAAATGCaaagaattataaatcttttaaacctattttcagttctaattgttatttgatcattattataaataaaagtatgaaattaaatcGACCCAACTTCGCTCCATGTTCTGACGATGAATAGGTATCTTAATTACAATTTGCGATCGTATTGAGGTTATGCATAGTTGTCATACTGATcggaattaatttttgttgaaagaacATATTTTGTTGGATAGTAATGAAATCTATAATTGAATCAATGAGTTCGAAAACCGGtcaaacaaaactaattttactaattaatcttgatatttataaagtttaatttactgCATAAAATATACTATACCAAGTAGGTGgacatgaattttttatatcctACCTATGTGTATCGGCGtcagtttaacttaaaaatgaaagaatctcaattttgaaaagcAGTGCAGAGGACTGGTTTTCGGACTCATCGATTCAATTCGaacttgtaacaaaaaaaatcataaatctcttaaacctatttttagttataattgttatttgatCATTATTGTAGATAAGAGTACGAAATTATATGAACCCAACTTCGCTCCCCATTATAAAAAGGTAATAACGATTTGAGAATTACTGATTTTATACATAGTTgtgtggggagagtagttacagaccatgtcaaccagggctaaagagaatagaagggctggttcactcctttgtaGTATCTCTTGCCGCGCCGATCCTCCGACGTCAcactagtgacgtcactttggcgcaaagctcgcacttttacttcaagaacggagcgtttggccttactagctctaactaatattggatcatttctttttgcgagatattctaagacatttgttattttctataatgactttcctcagtttttgcagtgaatttacaagaatttaaaactattatcgaaatgccagtttgcgcNNNNNNNNNNNNNNNNNNNNNNNNNNNNNNNNNNNNNNNNNNNNNNNNNNNNNNNNNNNNNNNNNNNNNNNNNNNNNNNNNNNNNNNNNNNNNNNNNNNNNNNNNNNNNNNNNNNNNNNNNNNNNNNNNNNNNNNNNNNNNNNNNNNNNNNNNNNNNNNNNNNNNNNNNNNNNNNNNNNNNNNNNNNNNNNNNNNNNNNNNNNNNNNNNNNNNNNNNNNNNNNNNNNNNNNNNNNNNNNNNNNNNNNNNNNNNNNNNNNNNNNNNNNNNNNNNNNNNNNNNNNNNNNNNNNNNNNNNNNNNNNNNNNNNNNNNNNNNNNNNNNNNNNNNNNNNNNNNNNNNNNNNNNNNNNNNNNNNNNNNNNNNNNNNNNNNNNNNNNNNNNNNNNNNNNNNNNNNNNNNNNNNNNNNNNNNNNNNNNNNNNNNNNNNNNNNNNNNNNNNNNNNNNNNNNNNNNNNNNNNNNNNNNNNNNNNNNNNNNNNNNNNNNNNNNNNNNNNNNNNNNNNNNNNNNNNNNNNNNNNNNNNNNNNNNNNNNNNNNNNNNNNNNNNNNNNNNNNNNNNNNNNNNNNNNNNNNNNNNNNNNNNNNNNNNNNNNNNNNNNNNNNNNNNNNNNNNNNNNNNNNNNNNNNNNNNNNNNNNNNNNNNNNNNNNNNNNNNNNNNNNNNNNNNNNNNNNNNNNNNNNNNNNNNNNNNNNNNNNNNNNNNNNNNNNNNNNNNNNNNNNNNNNNNNNNNNNNNNNNNNNNNNNNNNNNNNNNNNNNNNNNNNNNNNNNNNNNNNNNNNNNNNNNNNNNNNNNNNNNNNNNNNNNNNNNNNNNNNNNNNNNNNNNNNNNNNNNNNNNNNNNNNNNNNNNNNNNNNNNNNNNNNNNNNNNNNNNNNNNNNNNNNNNNNNNNNNNNNNNNNNNNNNNNNNNNNNNNNNNNNNNNNNNNNNNNNNNNNNNNNNNNNNNNNNNNNNNNNNNNNNNNNNNNNNNNNNNNNNNNNNNNNNNNNNNNNNNNtcattgctgttttgtgagaagccgggagagctgtattaagatcaccgtattttttgagtgctgaatgtgagaggtgtattaacttcacgctCGTAGTCGCTCCTCTGTTGCCGTTAGCAGTCGAGTAATCATAAGTATGCAGGCCGACGTTGTGCgtgatcgagacgagactgagtatcaacagtgcgaggaggtggataatggcGCAGtaacaagtagcaagtcaactgttcaatgtggatcatccatcgaagtaggcgttattgtctaggtaggcgtgttcatatcgaagtgggcgttactgccgAGGTAGGTGTGTTCACAttacgtccgaaggtcaccaatgtggggagagtagttacagaccatgtcaaccgtcatctatgaaaaggtaccccaacatagagtcaaattaacatgtcttatatactagtgaattgtagttgtaattttgtagtggtagatacgctacagttgTCATACTGATCGGAATTAGTTTGTGTAGAacgaacataattttttaggattgcattgaaaactataattattgtttgaaaaggaaaaacgCTATTACGctttaacacaatttaaaaaagattattttgaaatatacatattatgGACCAACACGTTGCTCCCACGGTAAGGAAGGATATATAACAAAGAGAATGCAAAAGAGCATctatgccttgtccgggattcgaacctaagACCTTTTTGATGCGATGTCAATTCCCTGACCACTAAACAGTTCGGTCGGTCATAAACATATATCTTTGGATCAATATGAACAGGCATGATATTTGAAACGAGGCGGTGTATGTAAAACGGAAAAAGACTATATAATAGGGACAATAAAAGGCGCAATATAAACAGGCATCATTTTTGTAACGAGTAGCTATGGGGGAAATGTATATGGGCAGTGAAACTAGGAAACACCGATATTATTTAGGCATGTGAACAATAGTATCGCTCGATAGAAATTCGTGATCGTATTTTGGCCCGATACCGATCCAACCACGCCTACCGTGTTGGCACGGCTCCTACCTCCAATTGCCAGCCACGTTTGTTGCTTCAGCCAATTCGACCAAGGTAGTCTGACCGGAACCATGATGgcacaggggatagagagttcgcatTCATATGAGGccaactgggttcgaatcccagcaatggctggtcaatacgaattccgtatccggcttgcaccgaccacagtgccgacgtaaaatatcctcagtgatagacagaCCATGTATTAGAGGCCCTTGACGTCAGACTAACCATTTGAGATTTCCGTTGTTCtgctctccatgtaaagcaaaatgctggttagttccatcaaaaagtcctccacgaaggcaaatttctcccaatacttgatccaggagttcaattgtcttctggattgggttcaacattacaagactacggagttcaAAGTTAGTAGCCGTAAGCcctaaaaaattgggtcggcattcaacgacggctataaaaaaaaagtagcctGATCGATAGGAGTGTTGTCGGCAACTTGACTTGATACCACACCTTAAATGTTGCTTTCGCTTTGAGGAAAGAGAAAAAagctgataaaaataataaacaggcCGTCCATTTGTCCAGTGAGGATGAAACACATTTACCTCTTGATAGATACCACTTTCAACTTCCATTCTCAAATAAActggatttaaataattttaatacttcctTCACTTTTATTGAACTCGACATTAGTGATTAGGTTcgagtttgaaaaatattctaacttAAATATATGATTCCTGATCTGCACCCACATTTTTGTGGTTTAcagataaacattttttagtgTCAAGGATAGGGCAGAGTAGTGTTGCTTCTAATGAAAAGTAACCAGTACTGTGTTGCAGCCTCTGCACAGAGACTCGTCCTACTTGTGAATACTAAGTTGTACTCGTGCTCttgtcttgatatttttttaaaccaaactgTTGCTTAGTATTGTTTACAGATCAATGTTTTACAAAGCTTAGTAATTTTCACTAGATGGCAATAAAAGCATCTTTTCATCGCTctgaaattgttgaaaaatttctcaCTGAAATTtccataagttttatttattttacttagttatttgaaaatgtggcttatctTTACATTGTTACAAGTATTTTAGTTATTGATAGTAAGGAAGtgaaatttttctagaaaatggTTACCTTGAAGACTTTCATAGTGCGCTATATACTATTTATCATCaaccaggaaaaaaaatttaaaattccaatgataaagatttgttttcgcttcttaaaatttagtgtaaattgataaataaataaaagaatatttacttCTGGAGTTGTAGAAAACCCAACAGCTAAGTAGTTTTGATCTTTGGCTGATCCACCAAGAACAAATTCAACGCTGGTGCTATTTATTACGCtgtaagttaaaatgtaatcGCAGTTGTCTTCATGGCAAGAAGCACTTTTCTCAGAATACAATATGCAAGATTTCGCTTTCCCACAATTCTTTAGGTTGACAGCTATTTCAAACAAacgaaacacatttttatttcataaattcttgTGCACTTAAAAATACATGACAAAGAATATTACtagtactgaaataaaatttaaaaaaaaaaacattaaaaaattactccaaaataaaattaaccaaattaaaCGAAAAACTTTATATccataaagtatttaaaaatttaagtagagTTAATTAATGCAGAGCTAATAATATAgctttttagagatttttttaacgGTTTATTGAggattttccctttttcttttattttttattcatatttatttgtttattattactattattattattattttttttttttacgaaacagCTAAGAATGTAATTAAAGTCCGTAACTAAGGGATACCAGGAACATTTAAGACAAAACCTCACCAAACGACGAACTTTTCCCTTCtagaagaattttaatcaaaatttaatttgataatattctACTTCTTCAACTAAACTGAAGTTTGTATGTTTCATATTTGCATTAATGCTTATtgcttttcatatttatattaatagttttattgtaGCAGTGTATAATCCTTTTGATTGAAACCATCTGTTACCAACATTTCCTTATCCCAAGATAATCTGAACATACTTTTACAAGTTGATTTATAAGTGAAGTGATGCCgctaattaaaagctttaaaactttatataaattactataTAGTATTAATCTTAATACTTTTTACCGCAATATCGTTACTTAATAAATGTTCTGCACATTCttctttacttttcaaaatcattctttaatttttttcattctttaattttttttcagttcacagatttacttttttttttctaacttaataCTTTTTACCCCAACGTCGTACCTTAATAAATGTTCTGCacattcttctttatttttcaaactccttctttaattttttagttcacCGGTTTATCtgttttttctaactttatacTTTTTACCCCAATATCGTTACTTAATAAATGTTCTGCACATTCTTCTTTACTTTTCAAActgattctttaattttttagttcacAGGTTTACCTGTTTTTTCTAACTTAATACTTTTTACCCCAATATCGTTACTTAATAAATGTTCCGCACATTCTTCTTTACTTttcaaactcattttttaatttttagttcacGGGTTTATCTGTTCTTTCTAACTTTAActtaaactaactttttttaataacatttatggCTGTGTGCATCGATAATACAGAGAGCCTCCTCcccttaaattgaaatatttcctcGGGTCTGATAGGATTATTAAGACTATGTAATAAGACTTTGTAATTCTCTAACCAAATGTTATTCCTCttgcatgattaaaatttcatgcatttaaatGCATAGTACGAAATTTTGGAGCACATATAACAAACGATACTATGATTAActtcgaacaaaaaaaaaactctgcaaACTTGCGCCATTTTATGATTCAAGGTACTCACGTTTTAATTTCACGTAGAAACGATTGTACTTATGAATTAGCTTATGAATTAAATACATGGGGGTAATTCACAATCCaatagtttacattttttcaccaataattaatttctaggattcaaaaaattcgaaaattttatacagttttcGAATATatgacataatttaattattattgaatgttCATACATATTACACAGTGTAGCATAGAGTTgttgtcagatttttatcttaATC from Parasteatoda tepidariorum isolate YZ-2023 chromosome 2, CAS_Ptep_4.0, whole genome shotgun sequence includes:
- the LOC107454814 gene encoding uncharacterized protein: MNSFVIVLNIFALVFLKNSLAFINGFPKERCDDMDPTKIKLDQNKAAGADDNSENSTDYVSEDKPPPTSIRASESLNLYRIVTSDPKYRRGRDLNITIRGEFSAFMLQVRKIGADERRGVDKPARVGEFVSYPPSIQPVMCDKDEKTAITNKNFSPKSHVSVTWRAPKEDVGDIHIVARFISEEEYWQITESREIPMNEFPVNLKNCGKAKSCILYSEKSASCHEDNCDYILTYSVINSTSVEFVLGGSAKDQNYLAVGFSTTPEGENLKMISCIKGKSSAEIKYFVLNTIEEGPTEAQMQLENKKMDLDGDDRMWCSFVAPMVTHSEEGNSLDLSVPLYQVYLRGNTNYTRGAHYPVLPAKLIASKKEVQIEKIKLQYHTMEKPKSQNSAADIPRTMVLLIVIPLILLVNHKQLTARFL